In the genome of Chelmon rostratus isolate fCheRos1 chromosome 24, fCheRos1.pri, whole genome shotgun sequence, one region contains:
- the LOC121627219 gene encoding ras-related protein Rap-2a-like, with protein MREYKVVVLGSGGVGKSALTVQFVTGTFIEKYDPTIEDFYRKEIEVDSSPSVLEILDTAGTEQFASMRDLYIRNGQGFILVYSLVNQQSFQDIKPMRDQIIRVKRYQQVPVVLVGNKVDLEEEREVSPSEGQALAEDWGCPFMETSAKSKTMVDELFAEIVRQMDFCPLPDRRETCCPACSVQ; from the exons ATGCGGGAGTATAAGGTGGTGGTGCTCGGCAGCGGCGGGGTGGGGAAGTCCGCGTTGACGGTCCAGTTCGTCACCGGGACATTCATAGAGAAGTACGACCCGACCATCGAAGATTTCTACAGAAAGGAGATCGAGGTGGACTCCTCGCCGTCGGTGCTAGAGATCCTCGACACAGCCGGCACCGAGCAGTTCGCCTCAATGAGGGACCTTTACATCAGGAACGGCCAGGGCTTCATCCTGGTCTACAGTCTGGTCAACCAGCAAAGTTTCCAAGACATCAAGCCCATGAGAGACCAGATCATCAGGGTCAAACG GTATCAGCAGGTGCCGGTGGTGCTGGTGGGTAACAAGGTGGacctggaggaggagcgggAAGTGTCCCCCAGCGAGGGCCAGGCGCTGGCCGAGGACTGGGGCTGCCCCTTCATGGAGACGTCGGCCAAGAGCAAGACCATGGTGGATGAGCTTTTTGCTGAGATCGTGAGGCAGATGGACTTCTGCCCTCTGCCGGACCGGAGAGAGACCTGCTGCCCCGCCTGCAGCGTACAGTAG
- the mrpl39 gene encoding 39S ribosomal protein L39, mitochondrial encodes MASRTVCQVLQRRFASAAAAVRPTPAEVRSQRNAVFSREQARQRALYPRIEKIEVSMQGPGLDGTLLVMNRGMSTPLSCARHLTEHHVTNSVLALVDGEPWPLHQPLTHSCSLTLLTFKDSDPTLVNQAFWRSCAALLGQVLETAFKDDFTVQLLSTPEVPVTSGAFCCDVVLDPQLDSWTPSEESLRSLTRGAQQLIHQDLAWEPLEVAPPVALEVFSHSRCKQEEVEQKAAQNPKGTVMLYRCGDHVLLSGGPLAARTGLCSQYEVTALHSLGQGPLGLHRRAQGLSLPVQLQAHHTVWRKLRQRAEKPVEVSSLEEAAPPSPPDSTPPPTSQ; translated from the exons ATGGCGTCCAGAACCGTGTGTCAAGTTCTCCAGCGCC GCTTTGCGTCTGCCGCAGCGGCTGTGCGTCCAACGCCCGCTGAGGTCCGCAGCCAGCGCAACGCCGTCTTCTCCCGGGAGCAGGCCAGGCAGAGAGCCCTGTATCCTCGCATTGAGAAGATAGAGGTGTCCATGCAGGGCCCGGGGCTGGATGGTACTCTGCTTGTCATGAACAGGGGAATGTCCACTCCACTTAGCTGTGCCAGAC ACCTGACAGAGCATCATGTGACCAACTCGGTACTGGCCCTGGTGGACGGGGAACCCTGGCCTCTCCACCAGCCCCTCACCCACTCCTGCTCACTCACTCTGCTCACATTTAAAGACAGTGACCCAACACTGGTCAACCAG gcTTTTTGGCGTTCCTGTGCTGCCTTGCTGGGCCAAGTGCTGGAGACTGCGTTCAAAGATGACTTCACTGTGCAGCTGCTCAGCACACCAGAGGTGCCAG TCACTTCAGGGGCCTTCTGCTGTGATGTTGTCCTTGATCCTCAGCTGGACTCATGGACTCCCTctgag gaGTCATTGCGGTCTCTGACCCGAGGGGCCCAGCAGCTGATCCACCAGGACTTGGCCTGGGAGCCTCTGGAGGTGGCGCCCCCTGTTGCGCTGGAAGTCTTCTCGCACAGCAG gtgtaaacaggaagAGGTGGAACAGAAGGCAGCACAAAATCCCAAAGGCACAGTGATGCTCTACAG ATGTGGTGACCATGTGCTGCTGAGTGGTGGCCCCCTGGCGGCCAGGACGGGCCTTTGCTCCCAGTACGAGGTGACGGCCCTGCACAGCCTGGGACAGGGACCCTTGGGCCTCCACCGTCGAGCACAGGGCCTCTCCCTgcctgtgcagctgcag gctcACCACACAGTCTGGAGGAAACTGAGGCAGCGGGCAGAGAAACCG GTTGAAGTGTCAAGCCTTGAAGAAgcagctccaccctctcctcctgaCTCAACCCCACCTCCAACCAGCCAGTAA